A segment of the Gemmatimonadaceae bacterium genome:
GCGTGTACTCCTCGTCGATCGCCTGGCCGGGATCGCGGCCAGGTCGGGCGGCGGAGAGATCGGCCGCGCTCGAACCCTGCTGAGCGGTCGAGTTTTGCGCCGGCAACGGCGCAGCCATCAGCAGAGTGAGAAGGACCAACGCGGAACTGAAGCGAGTCATTCCGGACCTCGGAGAAGGTAGAGAGTAGTTGTATGCAGCAGACAACTTAACGCGCGCGACTGTGTCGGCGAGCGCCGTGACTTGGCAGCGGCGCCTCAGGCTTGGAGAACTGTTGGGACGCGGATCAGCGACCGGTGATGAGGGTGTCGGTCAGCGCCGTGACCTTACCCGACATCGCCTTGTTGAACGCCGGCACGTCCTCCGTCATCACCTTGGCGTACTCCGCCTTTGCCGCCGCGAGATCCGACTCGATCTGTGCGAGCACCTCGAGCGACGTATCCGTCGGCCGAGAATCCGCGCCGCCGGCGACGTCACCCGCCCCCGTGCCGACCTCGCCCGAAAGCCAGATCAGGTTCAGATACACCTTGTACGCCTCGACGTAATACTTGTCGTCGCTGTTGAGATCGGACTTCGTGAGCAACCGTAGCTCGACGCCGAGGAGCTTTCCGTCGAGTGCTGCCAACGCCGACGACGCGTCGGCCGACGTCGCGGGCGCCTTGCGCTGATCCTCAATCTGACGCCTAACGATTTCGAGCTTGTTGATCATCTCCGCCGCGGCGTTCAGATCGTCGCGAATGCGGATCTGCGTCTGCGTCGAAGCGACGAGGTCGGCGTCGCTCGACGCAATCTCCGGATCGCGGAGAACCTCGAGCGGCTGCGAGGGCGTCGTGTCCTTCCCGACGACGACCCGCACCGCGTAGCGGCCCGGCAGGCTTAATGGGCCCGTGCTCTGCGGACCCTGAATGCCCCAATGCGTGATCGGCCTAACGGCTTTGCCCTTGAAGCGTGGCTCCTCCCAGATGTGCGGATTTGCCTCGGGCGTCGTGCGCAGCTCGACGCGCTTCGGCGCGTCGTAGTGCAGATCCCAGATCGCGCGATTCAATCCGACGCGTGTCGGCTGCTGGATCGTGCGAATCACCACGCCGGTCGAGTCGAGCACCTGGACCTTTGCCGGCGCGCGCTCGGCCGTGGCGAGTGAGAAGGTGATATCGGCGTGGCCGCTGCGCGCCTGGCGATAACCGGGGTGCGGCGTGTAGAGTCGCGCACCGGCGGCAGCGAGCTGTGCGCCTGCTCCCTCCTCGAGGGGCCCAATGTCGCGCAGAATGTAGACGCCGCGTCCATACGTCGAGACGACCACGTCATGCCACTTCTTCGGGACGACGATCCACGTCACGGGCGCCGCAGGAAGTCCTTCCTTGAATTGCGTCCAGTGCGCGCCGTCGTCGAGCGAATAAAAGAACGCGTGGCCGGTCCCCGCGAAGATCATTCCCTTCCGATTCGGGTTCTCGGCGACCGACATCATATAGGATAACGGGTGGTCGTTAGGCAGGCCGTCGCTGAGGCGCGTCCACGTCTGGCCGAAGTCGGTCGTCTTGTATAGATACGGCCGGCGATCGTCCATCATATGAAAGTCGACGGCGACGTACGCTGTGCCGGGATCGAAGTGAGATGGCTCGATCTTGCGTATCGTTCCCCACGCCGGCAGCCCGGTCACATTCTTCGTGACGTTCGTCCAGGTCGCGCCCGCGTCCTTCGTGAACCAGATCTGACCGTCGTTCGTGCCGGTCCAGATCAGCCCGCGCTGGATCTCCGACGGCGCGATCGCGAACACCACCTCGCCGTAGAACTGGCCAAGGTTATCGCCGACGATGCCGCCCGAGGAAACAATCCGTGAGGGATCTCGAGTCGAGAGATCCGGACTGATCACGCGCCAACTTTGCCCGCCGTTGGACGTACTGAAGATCACCTGGCAACCATAATAAACCGTGTTGTGATCGAACGGATCGATCGCGAGCGGCGGCGTCCAGTGGCAGCGGTACTTGAGATCGTTAGGCGGCGAATCCAGCGTGTGGAACCACGGACTCACGGAGCGCGCCTGTTTCGTCTTCGCGTTCCAGCGCGTGACCTCGTCGCCGTAGCACGAGGCCCACACGATATCGGCGTCGGTCGGATCAGGAAGTGTAAATCCCGACTCGCAGCCGCCGAGGCCGTGATCCCACGTCGAGAAGCCGCCGCCACGGCCGCCGCCCTGGTCCTCGAAGGCATTCGAGTCGGCGGCCATGACGCTGTCGCGCCGCGTCCGTCCGCTGTCTGCGTTAGGCGGCCGGCGCGGTGGGACCGAATCCGGCCGGCCACCGAGAGCGCCCGCGCCGCGTCCGCCGCGACCACCCGGAGCGAACACGCCGCCGCGTCCGCCGGTGGGCGCCTCCGGCGCCGTGCTCGGCCCACGCATCGTGCCGTTGTCCTGGCGGTTGCCGTACACCCAGTAAGGAGTCTGGTTGTCGACGGCGACGTGATACATCTGCCCGTTAGGCAGCGACACGTTCGTGAAGCTCTTCCCGTGATTCACCGTGATGCGCGCGTCGGCATCGTTCGTGAGCGCGAAATGATCCGCGTTCTTCGGATCGAACCAGATATCGTGGTTGTCGCCACCCCACGGCACGGTCTGGAACGTGACGCCACCGTCCATCGAGCGGAAAAAGCTGCTGTTCGCGATCAGAATCTCGTTCGCGTTGCTCGGCGAGACCGCGACGCGAATGTAGTATCCAGCACGCCCGATGAGCGCGCGCGTCCAGTTCACCGGGCGCCAGTTGGCGCCGCCGTCGTCCGAGCGCCAGAACGAGCCCTGGTCGGGAGTCTGAATCAGCGCGTACACCCGGCGCGAATCACTCGGCGCCACCGCGACGTCGATCTTGCCTAACGGGGACTTGGGAAGTCCGGGACTCGCGACCTTGCTCCAGCTCGTGCCGCCGTCGCGCGAGACGTAGAGGCCGCTCCCCGCACCGCCGCTGAACATCGCCCAGGTGTGCATCTCCACCTGCCACATCCCGGCGAACAGCACCGACGGATGCTTCGCGTCGATCGTGAGACCGGAGCAACCGGTGTTCGGATCGACGAACAGCACGCGCTGCCAATTCTTGCCGCCATCGGTCGTGCGATACACGCCGCGCTCCTGCTGCGGGCCAGTGACTCGGCCGAGCGCACAGACATAGACGATGTTCGGATTGGTCGGATGGACGATGATACGTCCGATGCGCCCCGTCTCACGGAGTCCGACGTTCTTCCATGTCGCGCCCGAGTCGTTGGACAGATAGACGCCGTCGCCCATGACGTCGGCGTCGCGGATCGCCCACGCCTCACCGGTCCCCGCCCAAACCATGTTCGGGTTCGACGGAGCGACGGCGAGCGCGCCGATCGCCTGCACCGCCATCGAGTCGAACACAGGGCGGAACGTGGCTCCGCTGTCGCTCGACTTCCACACGCCGCCGGACGCCGAGCCGACGTACCACACGCGCGGGTCGCCCGGTACACCCGTCACGGCGGCGAACCGGCCGCCACCAGACGGTCCCATCAATTGGAAGCGAAATGGGTCTTCAGGACGCTGCGGCCGACGGCCGGGCTGCTGCGCCGAGAGAATGGTGGACTGGAGAAGAAAAACCGAGAGGACGACGCGAAAGTTGCCGGTGATCGACATGCTCTTGCTCCATTAGCGCTCGTTCGACGGATCAACGATACGAGCGGCACGAGCGAGAGCAAGGTCACTCCACTAACCAGATTGTCATCCTTGAGCGAAGCGAAGGATCAATCGCCGAGTCGAAGCGCCTTCACCGGATCCTCACTAGCGGCGCGCCTTCCCGGGACGACGCACGCGCCCGCCGCCACGATGAGGACGATGATCGTCACACCAACGAGTGTCAGCGGATCGGCGGGAGAAACCTCGTACAGGAAGCCCGAGAGTGAGCGGCCAGCGATCACTGCCACCACGACGCCGATCGCACAACCGATCCCGGCGAGGACGAGTCCCTCGCGGACGATCATCCGGAGCATCGTCGCGGGCTCGGCGCCGAGTGCGACGCGGATGCCAATCTCCTTTCGCCGCTGTGTGACCGCGTAGGTGAGAATTCCATAAATGCCGACGGCGGCGAGCGTCAAGGCCAATGCCGCGAAGACGCCGAGGAGAAGCATGACGAAGCGCGGTGGGTCGGCCGACGCGGCGAGTGTCCTGCCTAACGGGTCGATCTTCGCCACCGGTAGGCTCGGATCGAGTCCGCGCAGTGCATCGCGAATCACTGCCGCGAGCGCCGCCGCATCGCCGCGTGAGCGCACGACGAGGTGCATCTTCCGGAATGGGAACTGATGCTCGCTGAAGTAGAGCGCCGGCTCGGTGGCACTCTGGATCGACGCATTCTTCACGTCGCGAACGACGCCGATCACCTCGTGATCGTCGCCAGCGACGATACGGGCGCCTAACGGGCCGACGTATCGTACGGTGGTGACGATGCGCTTGCCGATTGGACTTGCTCCCGGCCAGAGCTGGCGCGCGAGCGTCTCGTTTACGATTGCTACACCTGGTGCGTGCGCGTCATCGCGGGGCTCGAAAACGCGGCCCGCAACGAGCGGAACGCGAAGTGTATTGAAGTAGCCGTCGTCGACGGTGTGATACTGCGCTGTCGGCTCGTCTCCCGAAGGGGGCAACGGCATGTCTCGCACGCGGAAGGGAATCCGCCAACCTGTCTCGAGGGGGAGAAAGTTGCTCGCACCGGCGGCGGAAACCTCGGGTCGGCTGCGGAGGGCCTGCACCAGATTCGTGTAGAACAGATCGACGCGCGCGAAGTCCTTGTACGCGACGTCGGGAAGTTGCACATCCGCGGTGAGCACCGAGGTCGCGTCGACGCCGAGGTCCGCGCGCAGCAATCGCGAGACGCTGCGGACGAGCAGCCCCGCTCCGGCCAGCAGCATCACCGCAAGGGCAACCTCGGCGATCACGAGCGTGGCGCGCGTGTGGCGCGCTCCGGCGGAGCTGCCGCGAGCTCCCGCTTGAAGTACGCGCTGCAGCTCGGTGCGCGACTGGACGAGCGCCGGCGCGAGACCAAAAGCGACCGCCGTGAGCGCGGCAATGGCCGTCGCGAAGAGAAGAACCGGTGGGTCGACGCCGATCTCCTGCGCGCGCGGAATGTGGATCGGCGTCCAGGCGAGGAGGCCCTTCACGCTGATGACGCCAATCACCGTACCAAGCAGGCCACCGAGGATGGCGAGGAGGAGACTTTCGGTGAGAAAGAGCCTAACGAGACGCGAGCGGCTCGCACCTATCGCGGCGCGTACTGCAACCTCTCGCCGACGCGTCGTTGCCCGAGCGAGGAGGAGATTCGCGACGTTGAGGCACGCGATCGCGAGCAACACGCCCGCGGCGCCAAACAGCGCGAACAGCGCGGGACGAAAGACGCCCGCCACCTCGTGGTCGAGGTCGACGGCACGTGCGCTCCATCCGGCGTTCGTCGCCCGGTTCTCGTCGCCGAGCCTAACGGTGAGGGCGCTCAGCTCACGATTGGCAGCACCGGTGGTCGCATGAGGCGCGAGGCGCGCCACGGCTTCCATGAAATGCGCGCCGCGGCTGTGCTGCGCCGGATTCCAGATCATGCCCTGCCACAGATCGGTCTCGCCGGGAAAGGTGAAGCCCGGCGGCATGACGCCGACGATCGTGTACAGGAATCCATTCAGGCGCACGCCTCTCCCAACGGCACCCGGGTCCCGCTGAAACCGGGACTCCCACAGTCGATCGCTGATCACCACCTCGAGCGCTTTCCCGTAGAGTCCCTGCTCAGGCGTGAAGGCGTGGCCGATACGGGGGCGCACGCCGAGGACGTCGAAGAGATTGCGCGTCGTCTCGACGCCACTCACACGAATCGCATTGCCGTTGGCGTCGTCGGAGAGGTTCAGCTCGGGCCTCCACCACGCGGCCGCGTCGACGAAGGAGCCTGTGAGTCCTCGGTAGTCGAGAAAGTTCACTGGCGAGAGAGGCTCGTGCTCGAGCGCCTTCGCGTGGTTGGTCTCCCAGATTTGGACGAGGCGGTCGGGGTCCGCATATGGCAGCGGGCGCAATACGACCCCATTCAACATGCTGAAGACCGCAGCGGTGGCGCCGGTCCCCAGGCCTAACGCGAGAACCGCGGCGATCGTAAAGGCAGGCGCGCGCAGGAGGCTGCGCAAGGCGAAGCGGAGATCACTGATGAGGTTGTCCATGCGGAATTGGACAACGGCTGGTGGCTGGTGGTTGCTGACTGGATAGCGGGCGGAGGGCAGAGAGTCGTTGCTCTAACCCCTAACCCCTAACCCTAACCCCTAGCCCCTCCTCACGTCCTCCAACTCAGCTCATACAGCTCCGAGTCGTTCAGCACCTGCCAATCCTTTGGGTAGGCCCGAACCCGGCGGAATCCGGCCTCGGATTCGAAGATCAGCGATGGAGCGTCGTCGGCGAAGCTGACCTCCCGTACGCGCCAGACACGCCCCTCCTCGTCGGCGACCGCTCGCCACGGTCGATCCGAGCGGCTACGCACGCGCCCATAGGCGCTGCGGCTGGGATCGACGGAGCTCATTGGCGAAGCGACTCTGGGGGCGCCGACAACATGTTTGTTGGTGTATCGGAAGCTGGATGCCACAGGTTCGAAAATCAACCGATTCACCTGTCGAGAGCGCCGTGCCATCTCGACGACCGAGCCGACGGTCGGACCCCTAACGACGTAGCGCCGCTGGGTTGAGACGGCCTAACGCGGCCAAGAACGTAGCTACCGTCAGTTCCCTCCGCGGCGCAGCTTGAACGCCGTCGATTTCGTCTTGCCGGTCGCTGCTCGATCGTTTTGTACGGTCGACGCGCTGTCGCCTTCCGCCGCATAGCCAGAGATCAAATACACGAGGCTCGCCGTCCCGTCCATGATCGGCTCGTTCGTCGAGTAGTCACCAATGTCGTCGTGATACACGATGAAGCCGGTGTTGAACAGCGCGTACTCGTCGGCGTCGTGGAGTGCGATGCCCTTGAGGTTCTGATAGATCGAGCGATAGACGGGTCCGTCGAGGAGGCCGCCGCGCAACTTGTCGACGCCGAGCGCCTTCGCGACCGCCGAGTGCGGATCGTGCGCCCAGACGCCATCGTTAGGCCAGCCGATCACCATCGACGTCCCCCACGGATTCGTCCCGAGCAGCCAGTCGAGCGCTGCCTGCTCGTACTCGCGGTACTGCTCGTCGCCAGTCATCTTGCGGTAGAGCATCGCCTGCGTCGCAAATGCCGTCATGAGATCGTTGGAGCACCAGATGAACGGGATGCCGACGCGAAAGCCGTTTGTGGCGCGAGCGATCACGGCCTCGATGCCGCGACGGTAGTAATCCTCCATCTCGCGCTTGATTCCCGCGCCTAACGCGGAACGCCACGTCTCGTAGTGGCCGTTGTTGTACCAGGGGAAGAACTCGTAATGGCGCGCGGTATCCGCACCCATCCAAGGCGTCACCGGCTCTTCTTCCGCGAACGACACCGCCTGGCCGAGGAGCATGCGGTCACCCGTGAGAGCGTAGAGCTCGGCGGCGCCGAGCTCCATGTCGTCCACCCAGTTCGCCTCCTCGTAGAAGTACGGGGCGTGTCCCGGCGCCGTCTGGCACACGCCGTGGTTCTGCGTGC
Coding sequences within it:
- a CDS encoding ABC transporter permease; translated protein: MDNLISDLRFALRSLLRAPAFTIAAVLALGLGTGATAAVFSMLNGVVLRPLPYADPDRLVQIWETNHAKALEHEPLSPVNFLDYRGLTGSFVDAAAWWRPELNLSDDANGNAIRVSGVETTRNLFDVLGVRPRIGHAFTPEQGLYGKALEVVISDRLWESRFQRDPGAVGRGVRLNGFLYTIVGVMPPGFTFPGETDLWQGMIWNPAQHSRGAHFMEAVARLAPHATTGAANRELSALTVRLGDENRATNAGWSARAVDLDHEVAGVFRPALFALFGAAGVLLAIACLNVANLLLARATTRRREVAVRAAIGASRSRLVRLFLTESLLLAILGGLLGTVIGVISVKGLLAWTPIHIPRAQEIGVDPPVLLFATAIAALTAVAFGLAPALVQSRTELQRVLQAGARGSSAGARHTRATLVIAEVALAVMLLAGAGLLVRSVSRLLRADLGVDATSVLTADVQLPDVAYKDFARVDLFYTNLVQALRSRPEVSAAGASNFLPLETGWRIPFRVRDMPLPPSGDEPTAQYHTVDDGYFNTLRVPLVAGRVFEPRDDAHAPGVAIVNETLARQLWPGASPIGKRIVTTVRYVGPLGARIVAGDDHEVIGVVRDVKNASIQSATEPALYFSEHQFPFRKMHLVVRSRGDAAALAAVIRDALRGLDPSLPVAKIDPLGRTLAASADPPRFVMLLLGVFAALALTLAAVGIYGILTYAVTQRRKEIGIRVALGAEPATMLRMIVREGLVLAGIGCAIGVVVAVIAGRSLSGFLYEVSPADPLTLVGVTIIVLIVAAGACVVPGRRAASEDPVKALRLGD